ACAGTTTCGGGCATACTAGTGGAAGGACGGGGCCTCTCTCTTGTGGGGGCGTTCGCCTAATATCGTGTCAGCCGCCTGTAGGAGGAGCCGCCCCATGCCCCATGACGCCCAGAAGATCGTTGAAGGCGTTCGACTTATCCTCGAGGGTATCGGCGAGGATCCCTCGCGAGAAGGGCTTCTCGGCACGCCTGAGCGCGTCGCCGACATGTACGAGGAGATATTCGCGGGGCTCGATCAGGATGCCGCAGAGCACTTCTGCGTGACTTTCAACGAGGGGCATCAGGAGATGGTGCTCGTTTGCGACATCCCGCTCTACTCGATGTGCGAGCACCACCTCATCCCGTTCATCGGGCGGGCGCACGTCGCCTACATCCCAGGAAAGCACGGACGAATTTGCGGGCTGTCGAAACTTGCGCGAGTTGTCGACGTGTACGCGCGCAGGCCGCAGGTCCAGGAGCGGATGACGAGCCAGATCGCGGACACGATCGTCGAGCACCTCGATCCGTCCGGCGTTATGGTCGTGATCGAGGCCGAGCACCTCTGCATGTCGATGCGGGGGGTCAAGAAACCCGGAGCGATCACCACGACGTCTGCCGTGCGCGGGATCTTTGAGCGAAACATCGCGACGCGCTCGGAGGCGATGTCGCTGATCAAGGGCCGGTAGCCCGTGCAGTGGGAACGCGGACTCTGGAGGTGTGGAGCGTGGTCACTCGATCTCGACGAGCCGCGAGTGATGGGGATACTAAACGTCACCCCTGACTCGTTTTCTGATGGCGGTCTCTACGCCGACGCGCCGGGCGCGCTCCGTCATGCTGACGCCATGGTCGCGGCAGGTGCCGCAATCATCGACGTGGGCGGCGAATCTACGCGTCCGGGCGCTGCGCCGGTAAGTGCCGCCGATGAGATCAGGCGCGTCGCGGCGGTGATCGCACGTCTGGCCGAGAAGGGCCGCGTACCCGTCTCGGTAGACACCCGCAACGCTGAGGTCGCGCACGCCGCGGTGGCTGCGGGGGCGTCGGTCATCAACGACATCACCGGATTTCGCCACCCGAGGATGATCGAGGTCGCGGTGGGGTGCGACGCGGGTCTGGTCGTCATGCACATGCTCGGCGAACCTCAGACGATGCAGGACGACCCCCGCTACGGCGACGTGGTCGACGAGGTCGCAGCGTTTTTGACCGGGCGGACTGCGGCGCTCGAGGCGGCGGGAGTCGCGCGCGACAGGATCGTGATCGACCCGGGGATCGGGTTTGGCAAGACGCACGACCACAACCTTGAGCTGCTGCGGCGGTTGCCCGAGATCGCCAGCATAGGTTACCCCGTACTCATTGGGGCGAGCCGCAAGCGCTTCATCGGGAACATACTCGGACAAGAGGATCCCGCGAGCAGGGCGTGCGGGAGTGTAGGAGCGGCCGTGTACGCGGTGATGCGCGGGGCGAGTGTGGTTCGCGTGCATGATGTTGCCGAGACGGTCCAGGCTTTGGCGGTGGTTTCGGCGCTCGGGAGGTGATCGGCGTGGTGCGGGCACATATTGGCTTGGGATCGAATCTCGGAGAGCGTCTTAATGTCATGGGAGCGGCACTCGTCCGGATCGACGAGCTCGTGGACACCACGGTTATCGCGGTGTCGCGTGTCTACGAGTCCGAGCCGTGGCCGGATCCGGATCATCCTCCGTTCGCCAACGCCGTTGCGGTAATCGAGACTGGCCTTGCGCCTGAT
The nucleotide sequence above comes from Clostridiales bacterium. Encoded proteins:
- the folP gene encoding dihydropteroate synthase, with the protein product MQWERGLWRCGAWSLDLDEPRVMGILNVTPDSFSDGGLYADAPGALRHADAMVAAGAAIIDVGGESTRPGAAPVSAADEIRRVAAVIARLAEKGRVPVSVDTRNAEVAHAAVAAGASVINDITGFRHPRMIEVAVGCDAGLVVMHMLGEPQTMQDDPRYGDVVDEVAAFLTGRTAALEAAGVARDRIVIDPGIGFGKTHDHNLELLRRLPEIASIGYPVLIGASRKRFIGNILGQEDPASRACGSVGAAVYAVMRGASVVRVHDVAETVQALAVVSALGR
- the folE gene encoding GTP cyclohydrolase I FolE encodes the protein MPHDAQKIVEGVRLILEGIGEDPSREGLLGTPERVADMYEEIFAGLDQDAAEHFCVTFNEGHQEMVLVCDIPLYSMCEHHLIPFIGRAHVAYIPGKHGRICGLSKLARVVDVYARRPQVQERMTSQIADTIVEHLDPSGVMVVIEAEHLCMSMRGVKKPGAITTTSAVRGIFERNIATRSEAMSLIKGR